The DNA segment CCTTTCTTTTCCCAAATCACTTCTGTCCGAGGACTTGGTGGCAGCCAGACTGAGACGCCAAAGTCTGCAACGGTAATTTCATGAGTTTTAAGGTGCTTGGTTCCGAAGGTGTGTAAAGGTGATGAGGAAATGTGGGATTCACAAACTTGGGATTCAAGAATCACTTAGATTATGCACGACTGTGGTGTTATgtaacttctttctttctttttgttttgaagtGAAAGCTGTCAACATGGATTTTCAATATCACAACGCTTGTGGTGGTGTGTTATCCTGCCCCAGTTTTCACATCTTTGTTGCTCTGTCTTTGTGCACAGGTTGAAAAGGTGTCTGCTATTGATCAGACCCCAAGGACTGTAGAGAGAGATGTGCTCAAAGAGATCTTTCCCACCGAAAACCTCAGCACCCCTACTGGAATCAGGTATGGAGGAGGAAATGGGTTTCTAGCATTCACACTGATCAAACACCGGAGCCTTGTGTTTTAGGGTCGAACACTGATAAGGGTGTCCAAGTCTTGAAAAACCTGGTTTAAAACGGCCCCCTAAAGCTATACTATTTTTAAGGTACTATACATTTGATTATAAAGTATCAAATGGTGAAACAAAGTAAAAACTTGCTCTCCTTAAACCTTGAATATGTGAGTGTACAATTAATAATTATCTCAATCATTATTTTGCTAAATGtatttaagataaaaagttgtatttttctttactattattgttattatttgtacaAATATAATTGAACTCATGAATATCATTAGGTACATAACAACTTAACAACTTTTCAGACAGTTATCAACCTGACTTTATGATAAGTATTAACATATAAAAGATGCTTATTCAAGTGATTGTaggcatgagttttttttttttttttttatgaaataattctGAACAAAATGAGTTATgagaatatatatacacacacacacaaacaacagatAAGTTACAATAAAAGATAAGTAGCAAAAGATTGCAAATAAAcagaactaattattatttttattttttttacgtacataaaataaaatttcttgtTTCTATTAAAGTATTTGAAAACAAGGTAAATTTTCCTTGAAGcaaaattttctaaaatattaagaCTTCTTTTCAGAGAATCCAGCTTAAATCAAGTTAAttcttcaaatgtatttttagtgcCACCTGTCGCCGACCAATCAGAGGAGCAGCCGGCCGGCCCCTGGTCGGTGACACATGGCTGGACGAATCCCGTCTCCGTCTTAAGGAGCTCAGAGAAACCAGCTCCTTCTCCACCTACACAGAGACCCAATCCTACACAGAGACCCGATCTGTTCCACGTGTGGCCGCTGTCCCTCTGACCGCCTCCAAGCCCCCGGCGCCCCCTGCTGTGAAGAGCAGAGCGTGGCGCAGCCTGCCAGTGTGGGTGCAGCTTCTGCTGCTCAGTGTGGTCGCTGGATTCCTGTTCTTTGTCTACCAGGCCATGGAGACCGATGAGGTTGGACTCTTCAGGCAGAGCGGAGCAGATGATAGCACCAGCAAATGAATGTGATGCGAATCGGCCCACTCTTTGCCCTCTCTATCGCACTCAGCCAGTGCATCTCTCTGGTGACTCAACAGCTGTGGACTTTTACCTGAGATCGTTATAGATTCATACAGAGCTTTTGCATCATGTATGTCAGCTCATGTTCTCTTCCAAATGAACCGGtttagagggaaaaaaaactggttataattttaaaatggtgACTTTTCTTACTTTTACAGAATAATGTTGATGCTGTCTGTGAACGGGAGTCTGAGTTGTAGTGCTGAAGGAGTCGGATAAATACACTTGCTTTGTTTGTAAACTACATTTAGAGTCTACTTGtgactatttttgcatttattttcacatgTAGCTCTTTAAAGGTGCCGTATCCATCTTAACATTGATGCCCTTGTAGTATTTATGTATGTTgtggaaatacaaatattttcaataaaatgttttgcaatgtgaggccattttaatttttttatttttatcattttaatcccTTATTAATTCGGTATCTTGGAGTTGCAAATTGACAGTTTGCAAGAAGATTTACACTGTCTagttcttaaaaacaaaacaaaaaaattagaaaacttttctcagttttgaaaaatgtgttctTTTTAAATCAtcaattttaaatgtctttttaaaacaaGAATTTGGGTTAATAAACTGCAAGATCTTTATACTAATGTAACAGTAGAACTGGACAATGAGTTAAACACCTGCCATCGTGTCCTTTACTCTGCTTTTAAGACTGATACACTTACGAATCAATATTctgaatatgtatttattttacattacaaagtGCTCTGTATTTGTGAGGTAAAGCTTGGAAGGTTCAGGTACTTTTTATGTACATGACAGAATATGGCTTAATAAAGCGGTTTACCTCATCAATTTCAGTTTGGTTTATTTGTATAAGTGTCTGTACACCGTATATGATGAACCTAAATCTTAACTAATTGTATTGTAAAGGGTGAGAGAACGGGTTCTTCACAGAGACACTGGAAAGTCTGACCTCCCTCTGATCTGGTATACTGTAGGTAATGAGGATATAACCGCTCGGCCCTGTGCTCGGATCCAGGAATAGACCTTCTCATTGAGTTTAATCGCCTTACACCAGCCTCTGCTGTGCGTAATAAGCTCACACACATTATCACGAGTTCAGGTTTGCAGTGAAACTCAACCATCAGTTACTACAATTTAGTTGGTGCAAATGAATGTGGTGTATttgataaatgtgtgttttttttatttctatgaatGCTAGTGTGGCCCATAACTCCTCTTTCATATGGATTGGTGCTCACTCCGTGTGATGACGTCACAGAAGGTCAGGGTGATTTAGTCTGAGGTCATCTGATGTCTCAGACTCGCCTGCCGCTGATGCACCCAGGAGGCGCCGTTTCTTTACAACTGACGTGTGAGTGCACCACATCTTTCAATATGAATTTCTGAAGAACTTGAATGAGAGAGAAATTCTGTTTCTCTGCAATGTATGCGAGAAAGGCTAACTTCTGTTTGCTTCTAATTGTCACCTGACCGTTTCAGCAGTAAACCCTGGTGAAAATGTACCCAACTACCATAACACAGCTGGCACGGTCGAACCCTTTCCAGGCTCCTCTTTTCTCCATTAAACCAGATCAGCAACAAGAGAGCCTGCAGATAAAGCGCAAACTTGCTGCAGCAGCTTATGATGGTAAGAAGTTCTTCTTTACCTCCTGAATTGGAAAGTTGGTtgcaaaaagtagtatacttatGTCCAAaatagatgatttttttttttttgtctgtttataactttttttttaattctttttttgtcctctgaattttttattttgctagtATTTTtaggttgtttttttgtttagttttttgtaagAGTTTTGGAGAGATTGTTGGTGTTGTGACTATACTATATTTAAAGTGCACTCTGACTGTCAGAATGCACGTCATTCCATTCGTAAAGAATTAACCTCAGGGCTCAGGGCTAATAGACTTTACCTTGTCATAATTGACTGTTAATTCCTAGACACTTTTTCTCGAGAAAACATTGCACTTGAACATGAAGGACACCTTTTTACTGTTAAAAGAATAGTTGACccaaatataattatatacttcTTTCGCCCTTCTTCCTtgggacacagagagagaaatgttTGTGCTAAGTGGTGTCTTCTATCCAATTACAGTGAATGAGGATAAAGCATGCAAAATCATCCTGATTGTAGATTTAATGGTTTGTAAAGAATATATAAAGTTTCCTGCAGTCTTGCAAtagttatttcagttatttagtGTTAACTGCTGCAAGTTGCACTCGAGAAAGGCACAATATGTGACTAAATCATTCAGAATTTGTAAACTGGATCAGACTGAGACGAACAGCTGATTCTCAGTTCATACAATGCTACATCTGTGATGATTGTGCCACTGAGAACACCATCTTATTTCACTTCCTTGGGCTCCAAACACATTGATTTGGCTTTAAGCTCAATGTATTTTTCCTCTCTTTTATCTCACACAGACAATATTGATGTTTGTGATGTTAAATGTGGTTTCTTTTTGTTCCCCAGATGCAGATGTGAGCTGTGAATATGGGTCAAATAAATATTACGCCTTCTGCGGCTTCGGTGGGGTTTTGAGTTgtggtctcacacacacagcagtcgtGCCCCTCGACCTCATTAAATGCCGCATACAGGTGTTGGTTTTGCTTCTCTAATGTAACTTTAAAACTATATATGTAAAAACTAAAGAGGTTACCTAATGGTTTTGACTTCCTCCAGGTGGACCCGGTTAAGTACAAGTCCATCTTCAATGGTTTCTCAGTGACCCTGAGAGAGGATGGCTTTAGGGGTCTGGGCAAAGGGTGGGCTCCTACATTCATTGGTTACTCCATGCAAGGGCTTTGCAAGTTTGGTTTCTATGAAGTCTTTAAGGTGCTGTACAATGACATGCTTGGAGAGGTGAGTCTCTGCTTTGGAGATACAAAAAAGACTGTCCCAGAACacatattttttgcatatatgtTTATGATGACTGCTGTTGTTTGTTTTGGTCTGGTGAGCAGGAGAATGCTTATTTGTGGAGGACATCAGTGTATCTGGCCGCATCTGCCAGCGCTGAATTTTTCGCAGATATTGCACTGGCTCCTATGGAAGCATGCAAAGTGCGCATCCAGACGCAGCCCGGCTACGCTAACACCCTCAGAGAGTGCGCCCCCAAAATGCATGATGAGGAGGGGCTAAAAGCGTGAGTAGATACTTCACACTACAATCCTCAGAGGTCTAAAGAGACCAAAtaagattttgttgttgttgttaattaaatgaatgctatattttgctatatttaatacatatttcatGGTACTAGACCATATTTACCTCTAAATTATACACTATTTATTTCTATATCaaataatgcaaaacaaattttatttgtattaatataaacaaatttatattgttttccaattaataaattaagttaaaatgaaGCAAAAGTATTTTCTAAAAGTATATATAGGgctatataatgtataaaacaatATTGTTCTATATATACATAGTTCTGTGTATGCCCTATTTGCTTATAAGAGTATTTTCAGATATAATTGTTTATGATTATTAGGTTTTGTGTTTGAATGTATATAGTCATTATCAAAGACTTTGATAATGATCGTGGCTGATTTTTAGATTATGACCCCCAAAAATTGCTCTGTATTTtcaatatttctaatttatttcctATCACGGTCATTTTTACCCAAGAAAATCCCAAGGGACCCTTTAACCTTTCTTTTTTAACTTATCAAGTGCCACAAAAAATCTAATTTCGTACCATTctgaagaagtaaaaaaaaaaaataataataataataataaaataacaattaatatatatatatatatatatatatatatatatatatatatatatatatatatatatatatatatatatatatatattgtaaaatgtataaaattataaaatgaccaAAGACTAGTAGGGGGTTAAGTCTGACCAAACTACACCAAAATTACATTCTCTTTTAAGAGTGCATTACACTTATTTAATAATAGTCAATAGCTCTatgacaaaaatgtaatattcattGAACCTTTACAGGTGctttgaaaaaactttttttagatGATTCAGATCGCCACACTTGCAAAAATATACTTATCTTAAGATTTCTTCACTGTTTTTGGGGTACCCAAAATGGTCATGGCTGTGAAAACCctcttttgtacttttttttaagaGTGCACCTATGAGGCCCTTGAGAGGACTCTGTTGGAGTCTTAATTGTCTGTGGCTTTATCTGTCTAGGTTCTATAAAGGTGTTTATCCCTTGTGGCTGAGGCAGATCCCATACACCATGATGAAGTTTGCCTGTTTCGAGCGAACCGTGGAGATGCTGTACAAGTACATAGTACCGAAACCACGCAGTGAGTGCTCCAAACCTGAGCAGCTGGTGGTGACCTTTGTTGCTGGTTATATTGGTAAGTTGTTAGGCCCTTAGATACAAGTTTAGAAACATTTAGACATACCTTTTTAGCATGATATTTCTCTGTAGAGAGTGCCGGCTTAAGTTTGCCCCGaatgatataaataattctaaGCTGTGTTGTATGTCTGTCCTCAGCTGGCGTGTTCTGTGCTGTGGTGTCCCATCCCGCTGACTCTGTGGTGTCTGTACTGAACAAAGAGAAAGGCAGTTCAGCTGTAGAGGTGCTGAAAAGGCTGGGACCCGCAGGTGAGTATGCATAtgcatatttataacatttaacagtcaACAGCTGTTGAtcaaataacaaagaaaacaaaaaccctGAGGGGGTTGTTTTGCCATAACGTCCAGCATACTGTACACTGTCTTGCTTATCACATGATtacttactaaataaatacattcataaacataaaatactgatttggaattattttattatgtaagaaGAAAAGACTAGTGGCTAGCATAGATGGGAGAAAACCATGATTATACACTTTAATggccattataaaataatatttcaccacAGAATAACACAACTGACCAAACAAAAAGACGTACATTAAAAATAGCAATTATTATTCTTTGTCATCATTGCTGTCACATTAGTAAGGGTTATTCGGAGCTCTATTCCTAGAAAACATTGTTGTTACATGACCAATTTGTGGACgatttcaactgaaaaaaagtttgttatttGCCTGATCTTTATTTTTGTGACAAACAATATTAAATAAGCAACTTTTAGACTATGTCATATCATATACCCAGTTAAACATTatcatagaataaataaataaaaaagatacagATGTATACTGTAGCATTTGCAATTTATGTCAAAAGACTTCCCTGTGGTAGACTGATTGAtttgtgtttagcagaatgtattttttattacggTAATTAAACACTGATTATACTATATCAATATTGCCCTCAAAAGACAGAAAGCTATTCAGGCATTTATCTTCAGCATGGCTTTGTATGATATTGTTAAAAACTTTTTATACATGGTTAATGTTATTATATTGCTCATAAACTGCTCATAAAAACCTTTAGACTTCGAAGCACCATTTCACTGAGGTTGCGGATGGGTGTTATACTCTTTATCACCAAAAGAGGAGGCTGTTGTTCCTTGACTCATTCCCATTAGATCAGCTCAGTATCACAGGGATCTCATTAGAAATCAAAAATAACCAATTCATTTTGTTCTTTTATCTCAGATGGTTAATTATTGGCATGTTTGCGTGTCGTGAGATCTAAGCACCGTAGTAACAGGTCTATATTTGTGTAATGTATGATCATATGAGCTATGTTTTTCTCCCAGGTGTGTGGAAGGGTCTTTTTGCTCGAATCATTATGATTGGCACACTGACCGCTCTCCAGTGGTTCATCTACGACTCCGTGAAGGTGTACTTCCGTCTGCCCCGTCCACCGCCCCCTGAGATGCCCGAGTCCCTTAAGAGGAAGATGGGTCTCCTGGACTACTAGACTCCTTTCTTATCAACAGTATCCTGAATAACTAAATAAAGGCAAAGATTTTTCCACATTCACCACTTAACCAATAAACTCCACAGTCTCTTGGGTGTTTATCATTGAAGAAAGCACTATTGAAGGATCACTACATGCTCCCAGTGTCACTAATGAATATTAGAGTAAAATCAATCACACACTAAACATCTGTTGACTTTGAAGTTTTGTCAAACTATTTTGCTCTCAATATGTAACTAAACTAACTAAATCCACAAAGACTATTGTATGTATCATCTAGAAATAGAATTGTTGAAATGTAAGTGTTTTGTCATTATGtgtagaattataaaaaaatgtctgaaattatgGAATGTTATatgcacatattttatatatGGTTTAAATATATAGGCTTATTTTTATACAACAGAACAGGGTTTAATTGTtgttatcgttaactaaaacaaattaaaatgtttttgttaattaaaataaagctgaagtaAAATAATGTTAGGTgaaaaacttaaaactaaaaaatgtaagCACCTACTTGAAATAAAAGACTAGTTTAGGCTAGATTTACTGAAACTAAATACAAATTTAggctaaacaaaaatataaaaaatacttaaaacaacaacaaaaagcaaataaaaaatttactaaaattttaacttaactgaaaatgaaaactagaatataaatgattattatattatactataaaaacgaataaaaaacattaataaacaccataatattatatacatattgctAATGCtaagatcaattaaataaaactgtataattaaaaacatacagaattagaatgcaataaaacaattacatgatctttaaaaaatcttaaatgctaaaaaaaaaaaaaaaaaaaaaaaacatgagaaataCAAGTAAACATTTTAGGTCGTTCTGGTTCTGCTATCAAAGGGCAAACAAGATGGAAACTCCTGATCTGGAATATCATCTGAATACACTTCTCAGTTTCATTTCTGAATGTTTCATAGCGTTTTTCAGTCACATTCAGAGATGTGCTCCCCACAGTGTCTCGATAGCTTTGAGTGGCCTGTAAGAGTGATGAACAGATCCTGTCTCATTGTGATGTCACAATGCCCTTGCGTTCTCTGTCCTCTTCTGTTCTCATCAGCTTGATGTAAGCAACAGGAAAATAGTGACCCGTGACCTCAATACAGCTCTCCTATCAGAGGAACAC comes from the Carassius auratus strain Wakin chromosome 4, ASM336829v1, whole genome shotgun sequence genome and includes:
- the LOC113065263 gene encoding phosphate carrier protein, mitochondrial-like; the encoded protein is MYPTTITQLARSNPFQAPLFSIKPDQQQESLQIKRKLAAAAYDDADVSCEYGSNKYYAFCGFGGVLSCGLTHTAVVPLDLIKCRIQVDPVKYKSIFNGFSVTLREDGFRGLGKGWAPTFIGYSMQGLCKFGFYEVFKVLYNDMLGEENAYLWRTSVYLAASASAEFFADIALAPMEACKVRIQTQPGYANTLRECAPKMHDEEGLKAFYKGVYPLWLRQIPYTMMKFACFERTVEMLYKYIVPKPRSECSKPEQLVVTFVAGYIAGVFCAVVSHPADSVVSVLNKEKGSSAVEVLKRLGPAGVWKGLFARIIMIGTLTALQWFIYDSVKVYFRLPRPPPPEMPESLKRKMGLLDY